ggaaaacacgctagtcggTGACGTCAGCCTATTTTAAgttctcgcttaagaaatcttaacaaacatgagtatggatgctgcagtaaagaagacaaaaacgtatcaatTACTTACGGAATGGGAGGTGGACAATTTTTTAACGATGTCATTTTTGAAGCACGTTTGCCTCATCTACCAGTGTAGCGAAATGCGTCACGGCATTTTAGAACTGTttatgaaaaatatgacaccgaCATCCCACCGAAAAGCAAGATGAGAATGAGAAatgtgaacgaactaaaatcgcAATTGGCCGCGCACACACATTTCAGGTTGAGTGTTTCTCGctgcagttggacaaatccactgacgtgagtgacacagcccaggtgtgcgtTTTCATTCTTTCCCCCTTTTTattgatcatcaacgtgaacttgGATAGTTACAAAATATGTTTAAAGTTATgctgtgtaatattgccccatgCGGTTatgcagggcacacaaacatacagctACAcaaaaagaatcctcaatatactttaaaataaatatgttttgcatttttctagtgggtagatctttgtgatttggtcattgtaaaaaaaaaaaaaaaagtcaggacaccccccccccaacttcgATCGCAaaaggctggatgcttgagaagtagatcttggggttaaaaaaaaaaaaaaagtctgggcacccctggtgtaaagtATGCATTGAAtgcatgcagtttttttttttttttaaacttctttttaaaaactttttaaaaattccagtTTCTTTGCACAAAACCAACTTCAGGAAAGTActaacacgttttttttttttttaatattgctaATAATCTTTCTGCGGGCAGCAGAATGACCTTCCCTACCGTAAATCAAGATGTAATTTTTGTTTCTAGTCAGCAGAAGTTATATCGCCACTTCTTAAAATCAAAATTTGGACCTTTCGGTAACTAAAAATAtccaaatgtccaaaaattgcaaaatggTATCATCAGGTCGTAATCAATTAAAAACTGGATCAATAGGGTAAGGAGAGATTTGCTTcggttttgttatttttatttttatatttgaattACTCCAATTAGTTGTTGCGGTCCTTGACTAGAATGAAATCCACTGGATACAAATTGAATGATTCAATCCAGGAAATaaagaattttcaaaatgtgttgaAGTGCTTAAACTTGGAAAAACTATGAGGTGAGAATCCCCATCCGTGAAGTTTCATCATATTAGCATTCGTGTAGTTAAAACCAAATTATAGTCAACCATTGTGATGTCGTTCATTTCAACAGAAAATGGTCGCCACTTATTACTCTTCCGATGCGTTGACGAATTTCGGAAAAGCCTACGAACGGCGAGCGGCCTTGGACGTGGACCTGGCCACGGGGAAGGCCGACCTGAAACTGACCTCCATCTCCCTCGCGGACAACAAAGAGTTCGAGTGCCGCGCCCTCATCCCCGGCGACAGTGGGGGCACGCTGTTCGACACCACCCGCTTGGTGGTTCTGGGTAACAATTTTCATTCAGTGCAAAAGAagtgagcggcacggtggagcagctggaaagcgttggcctcacagttctgagaacaacggttcaaatcccggccccccctgtgAGGAGCATGTCATCCTCCGTCCCtctgtggatttcctccgggcactccggtttcctcccacatcccaaaaacttgcaacattcattggacactctaaattgccccaaggtgtgattgtgagtgcgactgtctgtctctatgtgccctgcgattggctggcaatcagttcagggtgtaccccgcctgttgcccgttgatagctggctaaccctaacccttgtgaggataagcagctaggaaaatggatggctggatggcaAAATAAATGCACTTCACCTATTGTCGCTGCCTTTTTTTTGGTTCGTTTGACATATTCTCACGCGTCCCCTCATAAAACACACAGTGTGACTTCGCATATCCAGTGAAAAAGATCTcattaaagcattttaaaatatctttACTCCTCCCCTATGCTTTAAACTTGTGGGTtgaatgtaaaaattaaaacatgcgCTACTGACATTGAacgcttttttttaaatgatactaAAGAATATCATATGTGCACTTATTTCTGTTACTGTGTTGCTTGTAGTGGCTCCGTCTCCACCCATCTGCAAAATTGAAGGGAAAGAAGAATACGGACAGAACATTAACCTGACCTGTTTCTCAGAGGAGGGCTCACCACCCCCCCAGTATGAATGGACCAGCCTTAATGCACGGAATGTTCCCCATGTCAAAGACCCAAGGACAACCAGCAGTAAGTacaccagtttttttttattttattttttgttggttCCCGTCCAGGCAACGCACTGCTGCTTGCTTCAATCTGATCTTAGCCAAAATTAGGAAGCGGAtcaaatgactgactgactgacacaTCATTTTTACCACATTAAGGCTGGTAAAAATGCTTTGCCGCATCTTGGGTGGGGCTACACCCGAACTGATTGAAGGCCAGTCACAGGACGCATAGTAACAAAATAGTATTCACTCGCAATCGCACTTAAAGAgtaatttcgagtctccaataatgcatgtttttgggatgtgggtgtaaacccatgcgggcacagggagaacataaaagctccacgcaggcagggctgagatttgaaccccaagcctcagaactgtgaggtagatgctcTAACCCGGaattcccaaagtggggtccacggggggttggaaaaaaaaaaaaaaaaaaaaagtctttccaggaggtccgtgatgtgaagacgaaaaaactaaatcgtctggaagctaatcacgatgtgagaattgccctttccagtgttgaaccacgttttgatttattgtgcaaaaataaaaagcaagcgcacgtgagccactaaaatggagtatttctttgtaccagaatggcaaagcTGTGTCCAGCGCTACATTATACGCGGAAGTTGAGGTTGGaggtccgggagctttttgaacggcTCACTGGGGGGTCCGGGCCGAgcttgactttgggaaccactgctctCTCTAACCGGTCATCCGCTGCGCTGCtgatttttatcatttgcaGGGCTCAACTTCTGCCGCAGTGAACTAAATTGTTTCATGTTCAGTTTTATAATGTACAGTGTTTTGATGCAGCTCTTGTATTGAGCACGTGTGCCGGTGTGTTTCAGGcaaaaaaatgtagatttatACGAGGAATCTCAGGAAGTCCAATCATCAAACCCGTTTCATTGTGGTTTGTCTCTGTCAGAGGGTGGCGTTCTTTCTCTCTTCAACATCAGCAAAGAGACGTCGGGATACTACACCTGCACGTCAAGCAACAAGATCCGCTCTGCCATCTGCAACATCACCGTCACGGTCATGCCACGTAGGAAACTCTTCTTCTATCACtgcagcaacttttttcccAAGTGGATTGCAATAGCTTCTGCTCACAAGTTTGTCTTCCACTGTTTGTGCAGCGTCCATGAACATCGGCTCAACAGCGGGAATAATTGCGGGAGTTGTCGCGGTGTTGATCATACTAGTCGTTGTCATCtattgctgctgctgccgcaaGAAGAACGAAGAGGAGGAATATGCATTGGGGTAATAATTAATGTCCTTCTTTTTGCGCAAACGTGCTTGgatgattatgattatgattggATTCGTTTGACTCCCAACAGCTACTGTCCATTTCAAGTGCTTGGTTTAAAACCAAATCCTGTTGGTTGCGTCAATGTAGTGCTGCGGCTAATTACGTCTATAGCAAAATATGCATTTAGcagacaggtgtcaaactcaaggcccgggggccaggtccagcccgccacatgatttttttttggggggtgggggggctcgtGAAGGCAAATTTAGTGTtgacttccatgattcttgtgaaaatctgtaccaaaatttcaagttgtcgTGTCACATAAATTATAATGtggagatattacaagcatttttgttaccaaatataaatacagtaatttccggcctacagagcgcatcggattataagccttacccagtacatttgttagggaaataccatttggtacatacataagccgcaagtgccaacattgaaacatgagatatttacaaagaaaggcggtacactgagttttcaaagttttaataccttagcttaacatagcaacaacacagtagcacgaacagggctattaaaaatatactggtttaaaaaaaaaaaaaaaaaaaaaaaacggccttggcagctacacagtagcaacacggtagcacagcactaaattactgagacacggcagcaacatgctagcggggcgctaacagggacggttaaaaaaaaaaaaaaaaagcatactggtaaaagtcacttccttggcacatatattccaccggtctcactcttaccttttccactcaagtgcccccttgcggccgttagaaaaatgcacaaattagccgcataaaccgttACAGAAGTTGAATGAAAAAGTACCCTcaatttttgattccaaaactagttcataaatttcatgtagTATGAtgtgattaaattatttttatggccctctgaggggaactctaactacaacgtggcctgcgacaaaaatgagttcgacaccccaAAACAGGAAATACACAAGagtgaatggggaaaaaaaaaagttatctgaTTGGGGactaatatacagtatgtattttaaGATTCATCAGGCAGCACCATTGATTCTGAAGGGAAGGTTAAAATAACATGGAGACTGAAATGTGGATgacaaaaaatcaaatgtgcatATAATGCAAGAAGTGCAGCCCAGTGAAACTCTAAAATATGAAAAGTATAAATTGAAGACAATAATTTCTGTCCCATATGAACTTTTCAGAGTTCGTGAGGAAGGGCACCCCGAGAAAGTTCCAGACCGCAACGGAGATGAGAGGTCAGCTGTGAGACGCGATGACGAGTCCAGCGAGAGGGCTCCCCTAAGGGAGAGATATGAAGAGGGACGCAGAGATCCCGACGACCGGCGTAGCGACTACGACGACCGGCGTAGCGACTACGACGACCGGCGCAGGGATCCCGACGACCGGCGCAGGGATCCCGACGACCGGCGCAGGGATCCCGACGACCGGCGCAGGGATCCCGACGACCGGCGCAGGGATCCCGACGACCGGCGCAGGGATCCCGACGACCGGCGCAGGGATCCCGACGACCGGCGCAGCGATTACACCGATCGGCGCAGTGACTATTCCAACGTGCGCGACGAGTACAGCCGTGAGCACTAAATCTCGTGTGTCCagggtttttaaaaatgagttgCTGGTTACAGCATATGTATAtcaagaatctttttttttttttcttagttatactgtatacatatttttaatgtttatggctgaagtgtgtgtgttgcatgTCATTTTACTACTGTCCAGTTTTGGTCACTTTCCAAATGATGTTTTTAAACACTGCAATTAAAAACGTGCAATTATGATTGCAGTTAGACTCCAATGCATAGCATTTATTTGTTACCTTTTGTTGCCTGACACAATCCTTCGAATTAACCTTCATTCCGGAAAAGctagcaaaaatatttttaaagtttccatgcaagagtttttttttttttttttttttttttgtagttcagCTTTAATCAATTTCTGTTTTCCACATGGCACAGTGATGTCTGTAATATTactagtaacttttttttttttttttgtcaccaagtGCCACTTTTGTAGAAGTGTATTGGTGTTGCCCcaaaaaatttgtatttttttggactttttttttttgtttgtttgtttttctggctatttttttattttttgttttgtttttcgggctaatttttcctgttttttcgACCCCCCCCGGGAGTTATCGGGACACATCTAAGTCACACGAGAACCTGTGAACGACAAGTGactcctgatttctgtttttccacATGGCACAGTGATGTCTGTAATGTTTGTAAAATTATGTAAATGTCTTCTGTTTTGTCGTTGTATTCCATCggaaatataaaataaagtaaGGTTTTTAGACTTAAGAATGATTCAGTGATTCTAAAACACTAGAGGGCAGTGTCCGACTCGAGCGGTAACTTGGGTTAGtagtagtacttttttttttttttttttttgtcactacaAGTGCCACTCTTGCAGAAGTGTGTTGTCaccaaaggggggaaaaaaattttcagggtattttttttctgtttttttgggctgtttttttctgttttttcacaccaattttctttttcctctgtttttttgagctattttttctgttttttttttgtgtggtaaaAATTttccctgtgtttttttttcattacgttTTCTGGgctattttttctgtttatcgAGCTAATATTTTCTCCCTGTTTTTTGGGctaatttattttctgattttcagaccaattttctttttctttgagctatttttttccctgtttttcaGGCTAAAATTTAtccctcttttttttatcttttctgtttttcgggcgaatattttcagttttttgggcTAAAATGTTTCCCTCTGTTTTCTGggctattttttctgtttttcgagCTAATAttttctcaggttttttttgggctaatttttgttctgttttttggaccaattttcttttccctctgtttttgagctattttttttctgtttttcaggcaAAATTTTATCCCTCTGTTTTTTTGAGCTATTTCTGTTTTTCgggcaatttttttctgttttttgggttAAAATTTTTCACTCTGTTTTCTGggctattttttctgt
The DNA window shown above is from Syngnathoides biaculeatus isolate LvHL_M chromosome 3, ASM1980259v1, whole genome shotgun sequence and carries:
- the LOC133497491 gene encoding cell surface A33 antigen-like, with the translated sequence MEMRIFTVTLLYLMATGAGALEVSIPEEQYEYARGDNITLPCSFQSVFPRPSQVIILWSVEGLEANADEKMVATYYSSDALTNFGKAYERRAALDVDLATGKADLKLTSISLADNKEFECRALIPGDSGGTLFDTTRLVVLVAPSPPICKIEGKEEYGQNINLTCFSEEGSPPPQYEWTSLNARNVPHVKDPRTTSKGGVLSLFNISKETSGYYTCTSSNKIRSAICNITVTVMPPSMNIGSTAGIIAGVVAVLIILVVVIYCCCCRKKNEEEEYALGVREEGHPEKVPDRNGDERSAVRRDDESSERAPLRERYEEGRRDPDDRRSDYDDRRSDYDDRRRDPDDRRRDPDDRRRDPDDRRRDPDDRRRDPDDRRRDPDDRRRDPDDRRSDYTDRRSDYSNVRDEYSREH